The Pseudomonas aeruginosa genome includes the window GAGCGCGTGATCGTGCGCGAGCGGCGCCTGCGCTGGCCGATTCCCGAAGACCTGGACGTGCGCCTGTCCGGACAACGCATCGTCAGCGTCGAGCGCCGCGCCAAGTACCTGCTGCTGGGCGCCGAGGCCGGTACGCTGATCAGCCACCTGGGCATGTCCGGCAGCCTGAGGCTGGTGGAGAGCGGCACCCCGGCCAGTCGCCACGAGCACGTCGACATCGAGCTGGCCTCGGGCATGGCCCTGCGCTACACCGATCCGCGGCGCTTCGGCGCCATGCTCTGGAGCCTGGCGCCACTGGAACACGAGTTGCTGCGCAACCTCGGCCCGGAACCGCTGACCGACGCTTTCGCCGGCCAGCGTCTGTTCGAGCTGTCGCGCGGGCGGAGCATGGCGGTCAAGCCGTTCATCATGGACAACGCGGTGGTGGTCGGGGTCGGCAACATCTACGCCAGCGAAGCGCTGTTCGCCGCCGGCATCGATCCGCGCAAGCCCGCCGGGAGCATCTCCAAGGCGCGCTACCTGCGCCTGGCGGAGGAGATCAAGCGGATCCTGGCGATCGCCATCGAGCGCGGCGGCACCACCCTGCGCGATTTCGTCGGCGGCGACGGCCAGCCCGGTTACTTCCAGCAGGAATTGTTCGTCTATGGCCGTGGCGGGGAGTTCTGCAAGGTCTGCGGCAGCACCCTGCGCGAGATCCGCCTAGGCCAGCGCGCCAGCGTGTACTGCCCGCGCTGCCAACGCTGAAGCGCCGCGCCGCGCATACTCTACCGCCACAAGAAGGGCCGCCACGGTGAGCGGCCTGCCATAAGAAAGGTGCACGATGTCCGGCAATTACCTGCCTCGCAACACCCTGGTCGAGTCGCTCGGCCATGCCATGCTGAAACTCTCCGGCTGGAAGATCGAGGGCCAATTGCCCGCGCTCGACAAGTTCGTGGTGATCGGCGCCCACCACACCTCGAACTGGGACTTCGTGGCCTTCCTTGCCGCCAAGTTCGTCCTGCGCCTGAACGCCCGCTGGTTCGGCAAGCACACCCTGTTCAACGGCCCGCTGGGCGGCCTGATGCGGCGCTGGGGTGGCATCCCGATCCAGCGCCACCTGAAGCTGAATACCGTGGACCAGGCGATCCAGGCCTTCCGCGAGCACCGCGAGTTCATGCTGATCATCGCTCCGGAAGGCACGCGCAAGAAGGTCGACCGCTGGCGCATGGGCTTCTACCACATCGCCCGTGGCGCCGGCGTACCGGTGGTGCCGGCGGCGCTGGACTACGAAAACCGGCGGATCGTCATCGGCGAACCCTTCTGGCCGACCGGCAACGAGGACGCCGACCTGTGCAGCCTGATCGGCTTCTACCGGCCGTTCATCCCGAAAAAGCCGCACTACGCATTCCTCGGCGATTGAAGGCGGTCACGCTGGCACTACCCGCAGCGCTGTTATAGTTAGGCGATATCTGCCCAACCAAAAACCAGAAAGGACCGCCTCCATGAACCTGTTTCGCACCACCGCGCTCGTGCTGGCGCTGACCACCGGGCTCTCGTCCATGCCCGCGCTGGCGGATGCCGTGCAGGAAAACGCCAGCGGCGACCCGATGTACACCGTCGAAGCGCCCCCCGCGTACGCCATGATCGGCGATCTGCTCATCGCCCGTCCCTTCCTGATCGCCGCCACGGCCGTCGGGGCGGTGGCCTTCGTGGTCAGCCTGCCGTTCACCGCGGCCAGCGGCAGCGTCGGCAAGGCCGGCCAGGCGCTGGTGGTCGATCCGGGCAAGGAAGCCTTCGTCCGTTGCCTGGGCTGCACCACCAGCGGCTATAACCACGACGAAAGCTGAGTTTCCAACGGAATGAAAAAAAGCCGGTCATCGACCGGCTTTTTGTTTTCTCGATGCATTGCAGGGGGCACGGAGATTGGGCTAAGTCTTTTCTTCCGCCACGGCAGGCGGCAGCTATAGCGCCGCATCGGCCGATGACAGATGTTCCGCACGGACCGTTCGCGGCACTTGATCGGACTCTCCGATGGTGACAGTGTCCTGCTGACCAGCAAGGTCACAAGGTCGACCAGGGGTGGCCGACCGACTCAACCAAGATAAGGATTTCGCGTATGTTCAGTCAGTGGGTGTTCCTGTCCGTCCTTGCTCTTGCCGTACCCTCGTTCGCCTGGGCGGAGGATGCGGTGTCCGACCTCGCCAAGGAGCAGTCCAAGGCCGAGCAGGGCGACAAGCGCGGCGATGAACTGTTCGCCGAATTCACCCGCCTCCGCCAGGCCGCCGAGACGGGGGAGCCGCAGGCTCTGTTCGATTTCGGCGCCTATTTCTACCAGCAACAGAACTACGCCAGCGCGCGCGAATGGTGGGGCAAGGCGGCCGCTGCGGGGATGGTCCGCGCGCAGATCCAACTGGCCATGCTCTATCGCGATGGTGACGGCGGGCCACAGGACAAGACCGAGGCGGCACGCTGGTTCCGGAAGGCCGCGGAGCAGGGGGATGCCGCCGCCCAG containing:
- the mutM gene encoding bifunctional DNA-formamidopyrimidine glycosylase/DNA-(apurinic or apyrimidinic site) lyase, which codes for MPELPEVETTRRGIAPYLEGQRVERVIVRERRLRWPIPEDLDVRLSGQRIVSVERRAKYLLLGAEAGTLISHLGMSGSLRLVESGTPASRHEHVDIELASGMALRYTDPRRFGAMLWSLAPLEHELLRNLGPEPLTDAFAGQRLFELSRGRSMAVKPFIMDNAVVVGVGNIYASEALFAAGIDPRKPAGSISKARYLRLAEEIKRILAIAIERGGTTLRDFVGGDGQPGYFQQELFVYGRGGEFCKVCGSTLREIRLGQRASVYCPRCQR
- a CDS encoding lysophospholipid acyltransferase family protein; this encodes MSGNYLPRNTLVESLGHAMLKLSGWKIEGQLPALDKFVVIGAHHTSNWDFVAFLAAKFVLRLNARWFGKHTLFNGPLGGLMRRWGGIPIQRHLKLNTVDQAIQAFREHREFMLIIAPEGTRKKVDRWRMGFYHIARGAGVPVVPAALDYENRRIVIGEPFWPTGNEDADLCSLIGFYRPFIPKKPHYAFLGD